The DNA segment CTTTTTTGGCCCTGCTAGTGGCATGTGTACAATCTTagttccctaccagggattgaaccatgccTCCTGCCACTGTTagtgtagagtcctaaccatgggactgccaggaagtcccagTTATAACTTTTAATGCCACTGAACACATGTTCCTGGGAAGATCACTTCTCAAAAGCAGAACGACTGCTTTTTCCATTCTGGCACTGATGGGGAATTCCTATTACTTTCCATTTCTATGAACTGTTTAAAGCTGTATTATTCTATTCAgctattctattctatttttaataaaaactattatatttttaaagaaaaataaaccactgaCTCaacattgtttctatttttatttaaaatctattatgGATTTAGGGTCTTTTAAGAAACATTCCATAAACCTATAAATTTACAAAGATAGACAGTTTAGTGCCCACAAacttgcaatttaaaaaaaagatactcaCCACATCCTTTAGAAGACTTGGAAAGGCCTACTAAGGCCTTTCTTACAGGTATCCTTAACATactgctaaaaataaaacaaagaagggCTATGTTATGATAGAAAAAACAATCCCAATAACAAACTTTTCAGTAATATTTTATGGGTTTAAAGGacttcatatacatattttattccaTGGAACATTTCACAAGTCCTGATATTGTTTCTCAAATTATAGAGATGAGAATACTCCATCTCAGCTAAAGTAACTGACTTTTACATCATCAAGAAGCTAAGGAAGAGCCGCTAGTATATAAATATGAGCCTTCTAATTCTATACAAAGggcagttttgttgtttttaattataaacaaATGGTCAAACTTAAATACAACTATGTAGTAAAATAAATTCCAAGAATTAGCTTATCATTAGTTGCTATGTAAAATAAAGCCTACCTTTCTATCTTCATTTCCTGCTAATACACATTCCAAAATTCTATGTTCTGAGCAGTTATCTACTAAATGCTCCTGAGATATTCTGAGCCTAAGATATTCACAAGCCTAAGCTTGAAAAAGTCTGGAGTGCCATTTTCTGTGTCAACTAGTACATTTATCTTTCAGATttgcaattatttatttttgcgcTTGTTCTACCCCCACACTGTATTATGAACTTCCTGAATCTTTCTATCTCTACCCCTAAGGATCGCGCACAGTAAGCTCTAAAAGAGTGGTTCTCTACAAGACACAATTTTGTTTCCCAGGGAACATTTAGCAAGGTCCAGAGAAATTGTCTGTGGTCAGGATGAGGGGAAACCTATTGGCGTCTAGCGGGTAGAGGTCAGGGTGCAATTAAAGATCCTACAATACTCAGGACAATTTCCCATAAAATAGAATTACCTAAAGTGCTGCAGCTGAGAAGCCCTCTCTACAGGATTTGctgaattactgaaataaatgaaagtagGTTACAGAACTTAACACCAATTAAAGGTGTACATAAGCGAACACTGAAAAGTTATTTGATCTTTTAGGTCCACTCACTTGATCATATGGACAAAGCATTGCTGAATCAGAACAGCACAGATTCAAAATCAACAATCAATATTTCATACAACagtgtaaaaaattttaattactattttgcTCATGTCCAATACAATATGAAACTGGTGCCTACTTTAGCTAGAAAATCCATGAGGACTATTTGTATTGAACACCCTGCAACAAATGGAAGACTGCATAACCCCAACATAAGAAATACAGATTCGCAAAACTTTGATAAGTGCTTTACACTTTTTTGGCTACCTTGCAGGAACAGAAAAAATCGAATATAAGATGGGAAAGTGCTAATGATGAATCATTTCTAAAACTAGACTGAACACGTTTTGGTACAGGGATAGATAATACCACTCCACATTCaccatgtatcctgcatccaTCCACTTCTTTCCCTCCAAGGTACTATCCTATtccaagccaccatcatctcttgcTTGGATTATTAGAACAGCCCCCTAACAGGTCTCCTGGCTTCCACACTGCTCCTATTGCCTCTCCCATCTTCCCAAGGGCTGTGGCCTCAGACTGAAATGCTCTTTCCTCAGATCTTTCTGGGCCCTCCTCATCCTTCAAATTTCTGCCTTAAAAGGCATTTCTCAGGGAGATTTTCTTAGACCAGTCTAACTAAAACTATCGTAACTACTCCCCAATCATGTCACCCATTTAATTCTTCCTTGCAGACTCGCTTCTAGTTTATAATAGACGTCCAATAACTATTTGCTAAATGAGTTCTATCTCTACCATCTGGCCATCACTTCCACTTTCCTGGCATTAAAAAGTGTAGGTGCTCTGGCAATCTTGTAACACCCTGCTTAAAGATGCACATACAattcagtgggggaaaaaaaaaaagactttcagtAAAAAACCAACCTGATGTTTCTTCATCAGAAACACTTCATTTTACAGCTTCTATACTCTCACAAGTTCTGTTTCTGAGCACAGCTGTACCTGATCCACGCTTTTATAGTACATGTGCATGCATTAGATCCCCAAATTTAAACAACGTAGCTTTGTCATTTGCAGTGCAACCTCTGGGCCAACTGTTTAAATGTCCCTTTCTTCCCCACCAGTGAAAATGGTAAGAAGTGCTACCCAATGCAGCCCTtgcacaaaaccaaaaaacaaaacaaaaggcatGCACAGTTGCTAAGGCAACAGCGGCCAAAGATGCCCAGTACCAGGTATGTGTTAATTTGGGGGAAAAGGCTCAGTCTTTAGGCCTAAGTCACTGACACAGGTTCTCTCCAGGAAGGGGACTGTCTTGCATTCCCGCGCAAAGGGAAGGTCACCCAAAAGGTGACTCGGACCAGCGTTCCCCAGGGCCTCCAggtttcctcctcctctctgctccaTCAGACCAGAGATCTTGCCTAACAGTCCTCACCTGCCGGCTCTCGGGGGTTCCCGAGGAGGCGGGGTGGAACGCGGCGCAAAGTCAAGGACAAGAGGAGAATGAGTGGGCTGAGACAAAGGAAACAGTCTCGTCAATAAACAAACGCCGGGGGCTGGGGCACCTCAGCCTTCTCACCCAAACACGACCTCACCTTCTCCCTGGAGCCGCGGAGGCTACCCTGCAGAATTGTCTGCAATACACCGACCCCTTCAGAGGCCGGGTTGCTTATTCAATATGGCGGTCTCGGGTATCTCCGCCAGCCGGGCCTGGAAGAACGGAAAGCCGGGAGGGACTAGAAACCCCAGTTCGACAATTTCCGGCTGATAGAGTTCGGCAACTTCCGTCGGCTTGACAGAGGGCGGGGCGGAGGGCGTAGCACCCGGGAGGAGGccggggtggggttgggggtgacgGGGGCCGGCTCGGACCCGCAGTTCCGCCGGAAGTGGCCTGTCGGTTGAGGCCGAGCGTTTTCGGCCGTCTCCGGCACCCCCAGAGGGCGGGTCCTAGAGTCTTCGAAAACCTTGAGGTAGCAATTTAAGAAATACCCATTTTATTAATTGATTTCCAAATGCAAAGAAAGGCCAATGGATAAATTGCGGGCCATTAATTTAGAGCCTTTGCTTTTTACGTTGAAGAATCTTAACGTACTTTGACCTTTAACCTGCGGCCGAGGCCTCGGAGAGAAACGCCTCCGTTTCTATATAAGGGATTTCCGGCCTTTGGCGgccctttttttcctcttagcgCTGGGCGCAGACTGGTTGCGCGCCTCTTTTTCTTCGCTGCCTCCCAGTTCTAGATTAGCCGTCGCCATGGGTTTTGGAGACTTGAAAAGCCCCGCTGGCCTCCAGGTGCTCAACGACTACTTGGCGGACAAGAGTTACATAGAGGGGTGAGCGCATTGGCCCGGGTCGGGCAGGGCCGGGTTGGTGGGGCCACGTGGCGCCGCCTCGGCTGCGGCTAGAGGAAGGGAAACCCGGTCCCAGGGCTCTCCCTGGGGAGGGGGTTGCGAGGGAACAAGGGTTAAAATGTGCTTTTTCCGCATGCTTAACTCCACCAGGTTTTTCCACGTCTTTGCTCCGTTAACAGATGTAAGCCTGTAGCTCCATGTTAGCAATTGCAATTTCTGAAGAGGTCTACTGAGTGGCAAGAATGTCTCAGGGTGTCGCGGAGAACCAAATAAATGATCCCTTATCCTAAGAAGCTTATTTCTTACAAAAGACAAAGCAGCTTAGGTACCCCGGTGACGAAAGGGCGAGTTCGTAGTGTTTGTCATTCATTTGCTGGTGTTTGTATCTCTCCTTATAAAAGTGTGTGTAATTACGTTTGTATCATCGGCAGGTATGTGCCATCACAAGCAGATGTAGCAGTGTTTGAAGCCGTCTCCGGCCCACCACCTGCCGACTTGTGTCATGCCCTCCGTTGGTATAATCATATCAAATCCTATGAGAAGGAAAAGGCCAGGTAAAATTATCTTTGTGTTTGCTTGAGGAATAGAATACTTTCAGAGCTTAAACTCGGGGTTTTCACGTGACAAGTTAGGGTTCAGGATATTTTAGTTTTGTTGGGATATTGTGAGCTAATTTCTCCATGACTTGAGAAGGGCCAAGAGACCGAAATCCTCCCATTTTTTCACGTAGCAGGTAGAACGTGACCATATTGAAGGAAAAAATTGGTCAATCtaggaaatacaaaaatttatTCAAGCCACACCGAGGATTATAACCTCTGAAAAACTCTTCTGAAACCTGACAACTGTTCCCTCCACATAAGTAAGACAAGGCTGTAAATAATGTAAATGATTCATGTATTATTTAATGATGGTTTATATAATCTAGATCTACAGGTGCAAAGCAGGTTCATCATGACCCAAGATtaagaagaaatatttctttaagaGGGTTGGTTAATGCACATATACAATGCAGCCTAGAGGGGAGGCAGGTGGTTCAAATGGActaagaaagattttatttttaatttttattttgtcttgccACAAAATACGAATTTTACTTGATCAAAAACAGCAATTCACCTGTTCCCCACACTGCCTTTCCAATGTGCCTGACCTTGACTTGGGGGGCAGTGCACCTCTGGGATGAGCGGGTCCTTCTTCAATCTTCGGAAACTGCTAACAAGAATGGAAGTTTGAGGAGGTAGACTCCAGTTCACTAAGAATGGAACTGAGCATACTTAATGAAATCTCAAATAGAAATAATCATTCTGAAAGTATATCATTGTCCATATTGAATAAAATGTTTCACATGGTACTGATGATTGTTGGGTGAGAAGCTcaacatatatataaaagtatttacCAGGGAGGGTTGAAGGGTAAATTCTTAGTATaaaagagattctttagttttaATGAAAACAAGCTCTCGCGTGTTACGTGAAAGGGGACATGGTGACCTAGtaatatttgattaattttttttttccaagcctGCCAGGAGTGAAGAAAGCTTTGGGCAAGTATGGCCCTGCTAATGTGGAAGACACCACAGAAAGTGGAGCTACAGATAGTAAAGATGATGACGACATTGATCTCTTTGGATCTGATGATGAGGAGGTATGGCATAAATTGActtatgtgtgtatctgtgcttAAGCACAGGCTCTGTAGCCAAAATCCCTGGGTTTTAACTCTGGCTTCACTTAAAATTacctgccttttaaaaattctgactgGCTACATGATGAATAAAATCAAATCACCATCTTTCGGCTGAGTTCGTGATGGATTTGCTTTTTTCTGACAAAGCCAGTCTTTGTTACAACCCACCAGCTTTAAACTGAGGAACAATCCACTTTGTGAAATACATGAAATTTTTTCCTCTACAGGAAAGTGAAGAAGCCAAGAGGCTAAGAGAAGAACGCCTTGCCCAGTATGAGTCAAAGAAAGCCAAAAGTGGGTCATTTTATAATTTGTGTCTAATTGACTTAATAGATTTCATAATgtgaataatctttttaaaaagttaaccttCAAAGTAATTTCCTTTCCTCCCCATTTTGTTGAAGTAGAGCTTCAAAACTTCCACAGCTACTGGTCTGCAGCTGTTCTTAAAGGTAGCAGCTGTGGCATTCCACTGTGGGAAAGAAACTGTCACACAACTCAACACCTCTTTCTCAGCACAACAGAAAGTGGGCATGTGTGTGACAAACACAAGGTGTGTGTTCTATACTTCTGTGTGGCTAAGGAGATGATCCATTTAGAAACAAATTTAAGATTTATTAAGTGACTTGGAGTAGGGTAAAAAGAATTGTTTGAACGATGCTGTTTCCtgtacactttttaaatttttttagaacCAGCACTTGTCGCCAAGTCTTCCATCTTATTAGACGTGAAACCTTGGGATGATGAGACCGATATGGCAAAACTAGAGGAGTGCGTCAGAAGCATTCAAGCAGATGGCTTGGTCTGGGGCTCTTGTGAGTTTAATCTTCTCTTTTTGACACTGGCATCTGCATAGTTTCCAACTGTGTCAATTCTAAGATTTTTTTCGATCTTCTTTTCAGCTAAACTAGTTCCGGTTGGGTATGGCATTAAAAAACTACAAATACAGTGTGTAGTTGAAGACGACAAAGTTGGGACAGACATGCTGGAGGAGCAGATCACTGCTTTCGATGAGTATGTACAGTCTATGGATGTGGCTGCATTCAACAAGATCTAAAATCCATCATGGTTCAGTGCCCATAAATAAAAGTTTGAAAGACAACCCTTGGCTCTTGATTTCTAAATAAGAAGGTGGTACTTACATTCCATTTTTGAGGGAAGAAATTCAGTGGCTAGATAATTCATAAATAATGTAAATTTAGGTCAGCATTGTCATTCAACATTTAGCCAAAAAAAGACTACCTGTTATGAATACTGTGGCTACGCATAGATGTAAGGTAGATTTTATAAACAAAAGTAGACTTAGGACAACTTCTCTACCTGTTAGTGACATCCTCTATAAGTGGTGATACAACTTTTACTGCAGTATTTCAAGCGTTTATATTATTGAAGAGGTGTACTTGACTGAGAATTTGtactaagagtttttttttttctttaaccacaTCACTTGGCTTTTGGGACTTTAGTTACCCAGGTCCAAGGCAGTTAACTGCCAAGAGTTGATTTTAGATTAATTTGGCCCACGTATAATGGCTCAGTTACAAAATTACCTAATATCTGAGCTGACTCCTCAATGAGAATATTCAGAATATCTTGAATCATAAGAAATGAGTGAAAAACAGGTAAAGTGCTTATGGTAACACCAGGCATGTGCAAATAATATCATTTTGTTGGATAGTTAAACATTTGGAGTTAAAGGAATTAAAGGCCAAGACTAACTCATTTTGTAGTTGGGGACGATGGCTGACAGTAGTTTGTTGTGACCTAACATCAAGctagggtctgctgctgctgctaagtcgcttcagtcatgtccgactctgcaaccccatccctgggattctccaggcaagaacactggagtgggttgccatttccttctccaaggtaggGTCTACTTGTGACTAAAATGACAATTAAAAGTCCCAACTAAAAATGTTACGTGTTACATGAGTTAGTATGTGTGATTTACTAAAGGTTACCTACCTAACCCAGAGCTTGGTTTCccaatggtgctagtggtaaagaacccacctgctaatgcaacagacttgggttcaatccctgggttgggaagatcccctagagaaggaaatcacagcccactccaggattgttACCTGGAtaaccctatggacagagtagcctggtggacagtggtccatggggtcacagagagacacAACGCAAAGTGACAGCCTGTAGGCAACCTGGAGGAGGGGAGGATTCCCAGAATTTGTCATGAATTGCAACCTGCGTCAAGGCAACATTGTAAATTTTACATGATGCCTTCTGTACTGTTTGatcttccctggttgctcagaggttaaagcgtctgcctccaacgttggagacctgggattgatccctgggtcgggaagatcccctggagaaggaaatggcaacccactccagtattcttgcctggagaatcccatggacagatgagcctggtaggctacagtccacaggatcacaaagagacagacacgactgagcgacttcaccttcaccttctatACTGTTCGGGGAGAATTGGTGTTGAGCCTGTGTggtggtgtggggagggaagcctaaagattcttcaagagatgggaataccagatcactttacctccctcctgagaaatctttatgcaggtcaagaagcaacagaactggacatgaaacaacagactggttccaaagtgggaaaggagtcaagactgtatgttgtcaccctgcttatttgacttacatgtagagtacatcatgtgaaataccaggctggaatcaagattgccaggagaaataataaaCTCAGAtaacgcagatgacaccatcctgatggcagaaagcaaagaactaaagagcctcttaatgagcgtgaaagaggagagtgaaaacgctggcttaaaactcaacattaaaaaaaccgagatcatggcatctggtcccatcactccatggcagatagatggagaaacaaggggaacagtgatagactttattttcacaggctccaaagtcactgcagatggtgactgcagccatgacattaagacgcttgctccctggagaaaaagctatgaccaaactggacagcatattaaaaagagatactACTGACAaaagcctgtctagtcaaaggtatggtttttccagtaatcatgtatggatgtgagagttggatcataaagctaagcaccgaagaattgatgctttttggtgttgaagaaaactttaattaagagtcccttggactgcaaggagatcaaaccagtcagtcctcaaggaaatgagtcctgaatgttcactgggaagactgatgctgaagctgaaattccaatactttgtccacctggtgcaaaaaactgactccttggaaaagaccctgatgctgggaagattgaaggcaggaggagaagggtatgacaagaggatgagatggttggatggcatcaccgactccacagacgtgagtttgagtaagctccaggagttggcgatggacaggaactggtgtgctgcggtccatggggtcatctcagagagtcggacatgactgagcaactgaactgaactgtgtagtAGTGTTTGGGAGGGAGGCCTAAAGATGGGTGATTGATCCCTAGGCTGTGGTTCATGAGTCTAGCTTGGGTGAGGAAGTGGGACATTCTACCTGAATTTGTAAGTCTGACTAAGTCTGTCAGGGTGGGGGATCTTCAAAACTGAGATGGTGCTACAGTTGAATGAATGTACTGAGAGGAGAATGGTACTGTAGTCAGATGATAGTCCAGTATTGGAAACAGCTGCATGTTAACAGTTTGCAATATACTGAACCTTTgagtatatatttttcaaatatataaatgttttttaCTTGGCTGTAGCCGGTCTTAGTTGCAAGAGGGGACAACgtgatgagatggatggcatcactgactcaatggacatgagtttgagcaaactctgggagatggtgaagaacagggaagactggtgtgctgcagtccatgggccagcaaagacttggacacgactgagcaactgaacaagaagtcttggatgtggcatgtgggatctagttccttgaccagaaatcaaactcaggatccctgcattgaaagtgtgaagtcttattaaccactgaccaccaaggaagtcccttggtgggacttccttttttttctttatgagtagtatttatatcggagaaggcagtggcaccctactccagtactcttgcctggaaaatcccatgggcggaggagcctggtaggctgcagtccatggggtggcacagagtcggacacgactgagcgacttcactttgacttttcactttcatgcattggagaaggaaatggcaacccactccagtgttcttgcctggagaatcccagggacggggaaatgtagtgagctgccatctatggggtcgcacagagacagacgcaactgaagcgacttagcagcagcagcagtatttatatatttttttgcagtAGTAGTTTTCAGAAAAGTAGAGCTTGGGAATTGTGGACCTccaaaaatgttcattttgtaGTCTGTAGGCCAAAGAGATTACAACAGACCCAGTCTAAAATCACTGGAGATATTTTCAGGTTGTCACAATTATGGgagccagcagagggcagcacTTGATTTTGTGGTGAACAGCAGAGCCTGGGGATTCTGGAAAtgatatggaaaagcagagatgtaGTAGCCTAgtgaacagccaaaaataattcatAGTCACTTACTTGAGTACCAGATAGCTTGAGTACCAAGTAGCTTGACCAAAATGTTAAGTATGaaaagtaattaattttaaactaatgattaaaaatgtttttaagaggCTCCcctggagtccagtggttaaggcacAGTGCTTTCACTGAAGGGGACATGGATTCCTGATCTGAACCAAGATACCACAGACCACACTGCTGAAATATAGGAAAAACAATGGTTAAAAGTAAGAGTTAAAAAATTTAGAATAGTCAATTCAAACCACAGCTGTCTGGTAAATCTTAAAATAATGAAGCATATGACTTTAAGATCTTGACTCCATGGTCCTGAATGAAAAATTAATGGTatcttttaatgtcatttaaaaagaTCACACATTAATATCATTCAAAATTCTAGAGTTTATACAGTGAAGTCTTCCCTGTCCCCCAGGTCTCCCATTCACTTTCATAAAAGCAACCAAGGTTGCCAGTTTCTTAGGTCTTTCCAGAGCTAGTCTAAACATATGTAGAGACTAATTGTAGCATACTAATTATAGCATATGATGGAAATTTCTGCATCTTAAATTTTGTCCATAGATATAGACTTGGATATCTTTTATTCTGTAATGGTACCTAAAAGACTTCCTCATTTTTTTAACAGTTATATAATCCATTTTCTCATATCTTACTTAGTCTGGTTATTGGATCTTtagtttgctttcatttttttgctattatgaGCAATGCTCACATATTCATGTGAGCCAGTATACTGAATTGTTTTTttgaacagaatgggaaagactagggatctcttcaagaaaatcagagataccaaaggaacatttcatgcaaagatgaactcgataaaggacagaaatggtatggacctaacataagcagaatatattaagaagagatggcaagaatacacagaagaactgtacaaaaaagatcttcacgacccagataatcacgatggtgtgatcactgacctagagccagacatcctggaatgtgaagtcaagtgggccttagaaagcatcactacgaacaaagctagtggaggtgatggaattccagttgagctatttcaaatcctaaaagatgatgctgtgaaagtgctgcactcaatatgccagcaaatttggaaaactcagcagtggccacaggactggaaaaggtcagttttcattccaatcccaaagaatgctcaaactaccgcacaactgcactcatctcacaggctagtaaagtaatgctcaaaattctccaagccaggcttcagcaatatgtgaaccgtgaacttcctgatgttcaagctggttttagaaaaggcagaggaaccagagatcaaattgccaacatccactggatcatggaaaaagcaagagaattccagaaaaacatctatttctgctttattgacattgccaaagcctttgactgtgtggatcacaataaactgtggaaaattctgaaagagatgggaacaccagaccacctgatctgcctcttgagaaatttgtatgcaggtcaggaagcaacagttagaactggacatggaacaacagactggttccaaataggaaaaggagttcgtcaaggctgtatattgtcaccctgcttatttaacttctatgcagagtacatcatgagaaacgctggactggaagaagcgcaagctggaatcaagattgccgggaaaaatatcaataacctcagatatgcagatgacaccacccttatggcagaaagtgaagaggaactaaaaagcctcttgatgaaagtgaaagtggagagtgaaaaagttggcttaaagctcaacattcagaaaatgaagatcatggcatccgatcccaccacttcatgggaaatagatggtaaaacagtggaaacagtgtcagactttatttttctgggctccaaaatcactacagatggtgactgcagccatgaaattaaaagacgcttactccttggaaggaaagttatgaccaacctagatggcatattcaaaagcagagacattactttgccaacaaaggtctgtctagtcaaggctatggtttttcctgtggtcatgtatggatgtgagagttggactgtgaagaaagctgagcgccgaagaattgatgcttttgaactgtggtgttggagaaaactcttgagagtcccttggactgcaaggagatccaaccagtccattctgaaggagatcagccctgggatttctttggaaggaatgatgctaaatctgaaactccagtactttggccacctcatgcaaggagttgactcattagaaaagatgctgatgctgggagggattgggggcaggaggagaaggggatgacagaggatgagatggctggatggcatcacttactcgatggacgtgagtctgggtgaactccgggagttggtgatggacagggaggcctggcgcgctgcgattcatggggtcgcaaagagttggacacgactgagcgactgatctgatctgatctctgatgtTCAGAAGGCATAGGTTTACgtagagaaagattttttttctgtttctggcttTGGTATAAGAACCTCATCTTTTTTGATGTGTTCCCTAAGTGATTACCTGACGCTGaaaccttatttattttttcatattcatcCATCCAGTATAAGAACTGGGCACAGTGTGGGAATTCAAAACTGATTCATTCAGTGTCACTGTATTAGATATTATAAAATTACAAAAGGAGTAAGAAAATAGCCAAAGGGAGGTGGTTCAAACATCCTTAAAATGAAGTTATTTTGTGATTAAGTA comes from the Bos taurus isolate L1 Dominette 01449 registration number 42190680 breed Hereford chromosome 2, ARS-UCD2.0, whole genome shotgun sequence genome and includes:
- the EEF1B2 gene encoding elongation factor 1-beta, giving the protein MGFGDLKSPAGLQVLNDYLADKSYIEGYVPSQADVAVFEAVSGPPPADLCHALRWYNHIKSYEKEKASLPGVKKALGKYGPANVEDTTESGATDSKDDDDIDLFGSDDEEESEEAKRLREERLAQYESKKAKKPALVAKSSILLDVKPWDDETDMAKLEECVRSIQADGLVWGSSKLVPVGYGIKKLQIQCVVEDDKVGTDMLEEQITAFDEYVQSMDVAAFNKI